Proteins from a single region of Carassius carassius chromosome 25, fCarCar2.1, whole genome shotgun sequence:
- the LOC132104752 gene encoding iroquois-class homeodomain protein irx-1-like — MSFPQLGYPQFLNASHELYEAERSAVMPSSPREGSSENSANPATAAAAITPMLGMYANPWTVQNYSAFLPYNSAELALLSQMGSQYELKDNPGAHPPGFAVHAAPGFYPYSQYQYGDPSRAKSATRETTSTLKAWLQEHKKNPYPTKGEKIMLAIITKMTLTQVSTWFANARRRLKKENKVTWGRSAEDRDGRIFDSDNDDDADKNDDEEEIDLETIDMDKPEEPRGDQNKESSDNQSEREHVETPRILSSPSALKNRDSPMSSSNKEQSVVKSVGEVSLGGPVCQRPGNSKPKIWSLAETATSPDNTQKCGVSSTPAGLRASPSTHPAFLSTNGIYTCQIGKLHNWASAAFLSANSLMGVRSLLSQNTNIPNHSPVTNPENKPSSASGSPCLDSDNSSDSFSPKHNDQENLQRTESPTLASRPPFPVIHDRSHHETSQRALKTIS, encoded by the exons ATGTCGTTCCCCCAGCTGGGTTACCCACAGTTCCTAAACGCCTCCCATGAGTTGTACGAAGCGGAGCGCTCGGCTGTGATGCCGTCCTCTCCACGCGAGGGAAGCTCGGAGAACAGCGCAAATCCCGCGACTGCAGCGGCGGCGATCACTCCGATGCTCGGCATGTACGCGAATCCGTGGACCGTGCAAAACTACAGCGCCTTCTTACCTTACAACAGCGCCGAGCTGGCCCTGCTCTCTCAGATG GGGTCGCAGTATGAGTTGAAGGATAACCCCGGAGCTCACCCACCAGGATTTGCAGTCCACGCTGCGCCCGGCTTCTACCCGTACAGCCAGTACCAGTACGGTGACCCGTCCCGGGCCAAGAGCGCTACCAGAGAGACCACCAGCACACTGAAAGCGTGGCTACAGGAGCATAAAAAGAACCCGTATCCCACCAAGGGCGAGAAGATCATGCTGGCCATCATCACTAAGATGACCCTCACGCAGGTGTCCACCTGGTTCGCCAACGCGCGCAGGAGACTCAAGAAGGAGAATAAAGTGACCTGGGGTCGCAGCGCCGAGGACAGAGACGGGCGCATTTTCGACAGCGACAATGACGACGACGCGGACAAAAATGACGACGAGGAAGAAATTGATCTAGAGACCATCGATATGGACAAGCCCGAGGAGCCCAGAGGAGACCAGAACAAGGAAAGCTCGGATAATCAGAGCGAGAGAGAACACGTAGAAACACCGCGGATTTTATCCTCACCATCAGCACTTAAAAACAGGGACAGCCCTATGTCGAGTAGTAATAAAGAGCAGAGTGTTGTCAAAAGCGTTGGTGAGGTGTCTCTTGGTGGGCCGGTGTGTCAGAGGCCTGGGAACAGCAAACCAAAAATCTGGTCCTTGGCGGAGACGGCGACAAGTCCCGATAACACGCAGAAGTGCGGTGTGTCCTCGACGCCCGCGGGCCTCAGGGCCTCACCCTCGACCCACCCGGCTTTCCTCTCCACTAACGGGATTTATACGTGCCAGATTGGGAAACTACACAACTGGGCGAGCGCCGCTTTCCTCAGTGCAAATTCTCTGATGGGTGTGCGCTCACTTTTGAGTCAAAACACTAACATTCCAAATCACAGCCCCGTTACGAACCCCGAAAATAAGCCCTCATCTGCCTCTGGGTCTCCTTGTCTAGACAGCGACAACTCATCCGACAGTTTCAGTCCTAAACATAATG ATCAAGAGAACCTTCAGAGAACTGAATCTCCAACACTTGCGTCCAGACCACCGTTTCCGGTCATCCATGACAG GTCTCATCATGAAACATCACAGCGCGCTCTGAAGACCATTTCATGA